AATCGACTCTTCCCTTTATGAACAATTGCTTGAATTAGTGAATAAGGAGAAAAACTAACAACATGACCCAACAACAACAATGGATGTCTCTATTAGGTTTGGCCAATCGAGCACGCAAGCTAATTTCGGGTGAAGAATTAGTGGTTAAAGAGATTAGAAGCGGTAATGCCAAAGTTGTTATTTTATCCGCGGACGCTTCAAAAAACACTGAAAAAAAAATATCTGATAAGTGCGCATTTTATCAGGTTCCTTTAAAAAGAGTCGAAAGCAGGTC
The DNA window shown above is from Peribacillus sp. FSL P2-0133 and carries:
- a CDS encoding YlxQ family RNA-binding protein; translated protein: MTQQQQWMSLLGLANRARKLISGEELVVKEIRSGNAKVVILSADASKNTEKKISDKCAFYQVPLKRVESRSMLGHAIGKDARVAVAVLDEGFAQKLRTLLD